CAGAACAGTCAACACTTCGAAAAgtgacaaaatatttgaaatatgcaTTTTATATGAGCATTGTCTTTGTGCTCATTCTCACAATATTGATTTATCCAGATCTGAAGAACCAAAGagattataaaattcaaatggaaaaggtgagtttttgagtttaaagtctctttgttttttttgtttgctaaaaataattttcaagagaTTCGGAACGTTCAAGCCGTATATGTGGTGTGACAACTGTTTCTTCATGAATTTTAGTTCGAAAATCTTCTATGTCTTCTTTATCGTTGCCGGAATCGCCGTGGTCTTGGGTGGTACCACTGGTGGTATTGCTTTTCATGTAACAGTTGAAGCATTGAAAAGTGTTAGCTTAAGGCTCACTGCTAAAACAAAAGCGACACATCGGAACTATTTAATGAGTCTCTCGTTGGCGGTagattgaataaatttttagaaattttttgaattcttgtgAATTGCAGGCAGGTGTTCATGTCGTTTGCATTGTGTTACCCCTGCTAGGCGTTTTATCGGCAATTAATGTTATGATCAGTTTGAGTAGTgagttgtaaaattttttatttcagcgGAAAgtggaatttccaaaaacattccaaaataaGTCTCTCTTGAAGTATGTAGGGGTGGGcggaaaataatttcttcGGGCAAagtggcaaattgccggaatcgaaaactttcggcaagttggcaaaccgacaaaatttgaatttgccgatttgccggaaaaacgacagttgctgaaaaattgccggttttgcaaattttttttggaaattttagactGTCAATtataatcggcaaaattgcacaaatcctatgaatgttcctacatttattttgagaaGTAAGCAAACTCAtataaaaatatcaagaaaaaacgggggaaaaatttcaaaaaggcaccgttttaagtgtttccgtcttataaaaaattcctctaaaaacttccggcatgTTGATGTTCGTGAAagggcaaatcagcaaattatATGTTTTCGTTTGAGATTTCATCTATTAAAATGTCAAGAGTTCATATGTCTTGAAGAAAATGGACTATAAATTGATACATCACAAAGAATATTTATCGAATGCtcggaaaaaaactgaaaattcccaaaaattcacacatatacttgaaaaattgcagattttcgcTATTTCCCATTCATCCTCACACTAATCATACAAGAACATGGTGCTGCATCTACCGTCATCATGTTCATGACAAATAACTTACTGAGAGGAgctgtcaaaaaattgttcaagtgCGAGAATGGGACAGTCACGGCTGACAATAGTACTGCAAATCGATCTACGGTGgttgtttgatatttttctaatttttattagattttcggcgatttaaaaaaaatgaaatacgaTCAATAAACGTTTTATTCAATACTTTCATCGAAGCAAAATCTgcataaaataataaaattgaaacagaacACTTCAAGAGAACTACACGGCCGAGGATTTTTTCCTCGTCCGCATTTTggttaggccattttttgagttttcaaacgaAGTTTTCTAGTCCCCGGATATTTAATTTAGGCCAGCCAGCGAGCATGAGTAGCCCACTCGAGAGATGCAGACAATGGGGCCTAGATTGGAGTCGGCTGCTCATTTACCACGAGCAAAGTTTCAGTTTCTCAGTGTTCAAAGATCAAGCTTGAAAAGATGCCgccatttaaattttcaaattaacattTTGATCTTTAATTTGATCAAATATGCAGGAGCgacaataaattgaaaaacaaatcagGTTAGTCATGAGGTctctcaacttttttctactttGCACCTGTTGGTTTTCcctgaatttttcggaaaatttaccTCACATTGAGTCAAAAACATGCTCAACAAATCTTGCGATTTCGAGCAACCTTCCGGTTTTTCAACGCTTCACATTATTTCAACATCGATCTCGGTGCCAATTTATATAGTAGCATTTTGgatattaatattcaaaagtcCGGTTCATTTTAGCAAATATCGAAATTACCTGGTGGCTCATGTATTTTCGTAAGTTCGTTTCAGTTAGTTATTATAATGAGTTATATTGCTCAGCGGACTACTTCTGGAACTCCACATGGGCACGATATGGAAGGTGACGATAATCCTACCAATTCCCATAATGTGCTCAAATAGTCCTCTTGCTGAGTATGCtcctattttatttcaattactttttgtCTGCTTCGTATACACTGGAATCTCGGCTCAACAACTTTTCCTTTACCGGATGGAAGCagttgtgatttttcaaaacgagaATTCCCGTCTAAAAAAGTTGGTGACCATTActaaatttggattttataTCGGTGCGCTTCTGATAACACTGTTTGCAATTTTAATCTATCCAGACTTGAAGTATCAAAAATcttataaaatgaaaatggagCAGGTAGGGAATTCTACAAAGTACTCAGCGAAACAAGAGTGCAAGTTCAGAGATTTGGCACATTTTCGGGGTACATGTGGTgtgataattgttttttcatgaactttgattccaatattttcaagatattttatttaatttgtgGAATCGGAACAGTTATGTGTTTTTCATCGTCTTTCTCCGCATTTACTGCGACGATTCGATATTTGAATTCggtgaaaatcaaattatccGTAAAAACAGCAGCTCTACACAGAAACTTTTTGCATAGTCTGATACTAACAGTGGGTTTTGGTTTCTGTGAGGAAAACAAGgcgaaatcagaaaatttcagatcacaGTGCATATAATATGTATTCTATGTcctgttttgatatttttgggtGCAATTTCGGTTGTTGTCGAGTTATCACGTAAGTGTCAATATTTGAGAGTTGGGTTaaggaaaattgtttaaatataTGAGACccagtggttttttttaaattctttttttgatttttcagagttccCATACATTCCCTACATTCTTTTGATGATCATTCAAGAGCACGGAGCAGCATCTACAGTAACCATGTTCTTAACAAATAATCTACTACGACAGACAATACGAAAAATGCTCCCCGTCCGTCAACTCGAAGCCGTATCTACTGTTTCAGCATATAGTCTAACAAATGCactctgaaaatctgaaaaatctgaaaactttaaaacttcatTCATCAAGAATGcttgaataaaacattttgtgcTAATTTTGTGATCAGTTTAATTACATGCgcttaaatgaaaatttagaaatatgaTCTGCTTGAGCTTATTCGTGAGACTCTTATTGGAAGAACAATCAAAACAGCATACAAACTACTGATCAAATATAGTGTTCCAGTTACACTTGACCAAGTAAACGTTTCTTCTGGGCTCTTTAatagacatttttcagatgaaaaaccAAGCGAGAAACATAAATTcggtaaaaaacaaaaagggtGATGGTCCAGTAATAAACACATTAGATTCTGCTAATCTTTCAAGACTGTAAAAGGAGTCCCTTCGTTTCAAACAGATTATTTTGCTAAGAAcccaaattcgacaaatttttggtaaaatctTCTTACTGGAACATTCATGACATAGTAAACAGTTGGGGCAATCACACCAAGGTACCAATCATGAACAAGCAAAAAGATCCGAttcagaatatgaacatattcaaaaatatcggaATAGATTCCcaaagacactttccaattaaccaAACGCTTCAAATTCTTGCAAACATCTCCTTActtgaacactcttggccaatatACGCATGGATCGTCATCGTATCCGCTTCAAGTACAATGGAGCTGACGCTATCGACATGGTGTTTTCGAAGAAGAAGAGTGAGGAGAGAAAGGACTGGCTCTCGAAGTGGATGCGGGAGAAGAAAGACAGAAAGCAGCAGGGACTTGCTGAAGAATATCTCTACGACAAGGACACTCGATTCGTCACTTTCAAGGATTTCGTCAATCGTGAATTGGTGCTCTTCTCGAATCTCGACAACGAGCGTTCAATTCCATGTCTTGTGGATGGTTTCAAGCCAGGACAACGGAAGGTTCTCTTCGCGTGCTTCAAGAGATCAGACAAGCATGGGGTCAAAGTGGCTCAATTGGCCGGAGGTGTCGCTGATATGTCTGCTTACCATCACGGAGAACAGTCGCTTATGACAACAATTGTGCATCTCGCCCAGGATTACGTTGGATCCAACAACATCAACTGCTTCTTCCAATCGGAATGTTCGGTACTCGTCTTCAGGGTGGAAAGGACAGTGCTTCAGCTCAGTACATCTTTACTCAACTGTCGCCAGTCACTCGTACACTCTTCCCGTCTCACGATGATAATGTTCTGCGTTTTCtttatgaagaaaatcagCGAATTGAGCCAGAGTGGTATTGTCCAATTAGTCCAATGGTTCTCGTCAATGGAGCTCAAGGGATCGATACAGGATGGCGCACGAACATCCCTAATTACAATCCACGTGAACTGGTCAAGAACATCAAGCGTCTTATCGCCGGCGAGCCGCAGAAAGCCTTAGCTCCATGGTACAAGAACTTCCGCGGAAAGATCATTCAAATCGACCCGCGTCGATTTGCATGCTATGGTGAAGTTGCTGTGCTTGATGACAACACCATTGAGATCACCGAGTTGCCAATCAAACAGTGAACTCAAGATTACAAAGAGAAGGTTTTGGAGGGATTGATGGAGAGCTCGGACGAGAAGAAACCGCCTGTTATCGTGGACTACCAGGAGTATCACACAGATACAACTGTCAAATTCGTCGTGAAGCTGGTGCCAGGAAAACTTCGTGAATTGGAGCGCAAGCAGGATCTTCATCAAGTGCTCCAGCTCCAATCTGTCATCTGCATGAGCTCCatggtgcttttcgatgctgCCGGATGTCTTCGCACGTCCACTTCGCCAGAGGCAATTACTCAAGAGTTCTACGATAGCCGCCAAGAGAAGTACCTGCAGAGAAAGGAGTACCTCCTCGAAGTTCTTCAGGCTCAGAGCAAGCGTCTCACTAACCAGGCTCGTTTCATCCTCGCCAAGATCAACAAAGAGATTGTATTCGAGAACAAGAAGAAGGTAGCCATTGTCGATGATTTGATCAAAATGGGTTTTGATGCTGATCCAGTGAAGAAGTGGAAGGAGGAGCAAAAGCTCAAGCTTCGTGAATCTGGAGAAATGGACGAAGATGATCTAGCTACTGTCGCCGTCGAAGATGACGAAGGCGTTTCCTCTGCTGCGAAGGCCGTTGAAACCAAGCTATCAGGCTACGAGTACCTTTTCGGAATGACTATCCTCGACGTTTCGGAAGAAGAGACTAACAAGCTCATCAATGAATCGGAGGAGAAGATGACAGAGCTTCGAGTGCTGAAGAAGAAGACCTGGCAAGATCTTTGGCATGAGGATCTGGACAACTTCCTTTCCGAGTTGGACAAGCAAGAGGCTCGCGAGAGGGGTGATCAAGATGCTATGCTCGAGAATGCCGTCAAGAAGCTTGCTGCAGACGCAAAGAGCGGACGTGGATCCACGAAGAATGTGTGCCCGGAAGTCCTCCCATCCAAGGACGGACATCGTATCGAGCCGCGGTTTGATGCCGCAACCAAGGCAAAGTATGAAAAGATGACGCAGCCAAAGCGGGAACGCGTCAAGAAAGAGCCAAAGAAGCTGGCGTGGCAAGCCGATTGTGACGACGATGTAAGTTTTTCCTTGTAGTTTATAtcatttccaatatttttttttaggttgGCGTCACTTCTGATGAAGAAGTCATAAGAAAGCCAAAGCCACGTGCAGAAAGAAGAGCTGCAAAAAAGCCAGCTGTGGAGGCTCCAGCAAAGAAGGCTGAgccgaagaagaagaagaacaacaAGCTCTACGACATGTCTGGCGGCGAGAGTGCTGATGACGTCGGCGAGAAAGAGGGATCGGACAATGGTAGTGTGGGAAGCGGTTAGtttataaatattgaaaatgcttccagaaatccaaaaaattttttttgtaattttggcAAGGTATATgcctgtaaaaaataaattggaaacaaaattCCCTGTGGGGCGCCTAGAATCAAATTTCTAGGTCCAGAAACTCACGgataatctttaaaaaaatattccaattcatttctatgaaaatacttccagaaatccaaaatttttttttgtaattttgtaaaaaataaattggaaacaaaatgCCCTTGGGGCGCCTAGAATCAAATTTCTAGGTCCAGAAACTCACGgataatctttaaaaaaatattccaattcatttctatgaaaatacttccagaaatccaaaatttattttttgtaattttggcaaggtttttctttttccgcaatttttccgcagcaaaatttttttcgcggcGATTTTTCtccgcagcaaaatttttccactgtGAACGTATAGTTCAGTTCTATTGTTTACTATTCCCTCTATTATTACTATCGCATTTCCTATCTGTCTTGTAATAGAGGTCACCGATCTGGCCTGCCCTCTAGTGTTCTACCCTTG
This is a stretch of genomic DNA from Caenorhabditis elegans chromosome V. It encodes these proteins:
- the srh-5 gene encoding Serpentine Receptor, class H (Partially confirmed by transcript evidence); the protein is MLNKSCDFEQPSGFSTLHIISTSISVPIYIVAFWILIFKSPVHFSKYRNYLVAHVFSGLLLELHMGTIWKVTIILPIPIMCSNSPLAEYAPILFQLLFVCFVYTGISAQQLFLYRMEAVVIFQNENSRLKKLVTITKFGFYIGALLITLFAILIYPDLKYQKSYKMKMEQRFGTFSGYMWCDNCFFMNFDSNIFKIFYLICGIGTVMCFSSSFSAFTATIRYLNSVKIKLSVKTAALHRNFLHSLILTITVHIICILCPVLIFLGAISVVVELSQFPYIPYILLMIIQEHGAASTVTMFLTNNLLRQTIRKMLPVRQLEAVSTVSAYSLTNAL
- the srh-3 gene encoding Serpentine Receptor, class H (Partially confirmed by transcript evidence), which gives rise to MLNETCYFEEPFDFMIIHYIALTLSIIVYAIGFFVLIFKTPKHFSKYRNLLMAHIFSGFLLDIVMGVLWKVTIVLPVPVMCSNTFASEYAPNVFQLLPACFAYTGASAISLFVHRMEAVIVHRSEQSTLRKVTKYLKYAFYMSIVFVLILTILIYPDLKNQRDYKIQMEKRFGTFKPYMWCDNCFFMNFSSKIFYVFFIVAGIAVVLGGTTGGIAFHVTVEALKSVSLRLTAKTKATHRNYLMSLSLAAGVHVVCIVLPLLGVLSAINVMISLSNFRYFPFILTLIIQEHGAASTVIMFMTNNLLRGAVKKLFKCENGTVTADNSTANRSTVVV